In Nicotiana tabacum cultivar K326 chromosome 11, ASM71507v2, whole genome shotgun sequence, a single window of DNA contains:
- the LOC107763162 gene encoding O-fucosyltransferase 19-like translates to MMPGGENCRTSPLTATIKTRRRPVDFVEYAEENGNGKVDFTAQNLHQLGHHQHRTRTVSLIRYMRPGRYLGRWIFGALLLLMVSTMFVKIMLIHFFLRVNATMSSRDFLQLPRTSLEVRDLMHAKNSEIWMNPGTDKYYKCIARPIKEIRDKTISNGYILVHANGGLNQMRTGISDMVAVAKLMNASLVVPLLDHKSFWTDPSEFKDIFNRKHFIRALEDDIEVLESLPPSLANVKPLMKAPVSWSKASYYNREILKLLKRHKVIEFTHTDSRLANNGIPDFIQKLRCHAMYEALRFTEEIEQLGKKLVNRLWENGEPYIALHLRYEKDMLAFTGCNHNLTRKESEDLRKLRYKTKHWKEKRINGTEKRLQGGCPMTPREAALFLEAMGYPSNTKICIVAGEIFGQNGLKVLQERYPNIYSHSNLATEQELEPFMQRHNQLAALDYIIALHSDVFLYTYDGNMAKAVRGHRLFEGFRKTINPDKKNIVRLIDEMDNKKLTWEEFATQVRGLHVNRTGAPNARVVGDSPKLEENFYANPFPGCVCPRPEEKSK, encoded by the exons atgatGCCTGGTGGTGAAAATTGTCGTACCAGCCCGTTGACTGCCACCATCAAGACTCGTCGGAGACCAGTGGATTTTGTCGAATACGCAGAGGAAAATGGCAATGGAAAAGTTGATTTTACCGCACAAAACCTCCACCAGCTTGGTCATCATCAGCATAGAACTAGAACGGTTTCCCTAATAAGATATATGAGACCAGGAAGATATCTGGGCcgttggatttttggagcattaTTGTTATTAATGGTTTCAACCATGTTTGTGAAGATTATGCTGATACACTTCTTTCTTAGAGTCAATGCCACGATGAGTTCCCGTGATTTCTTGCAACTTCCACGTACTTCTCTTGAAGTACGAGACCTCATGCATGCTAAG AATAGTGAAATCTGGATGAACCCTGGAACTGATAAGTATTATAAATGCATTGCTCGACCAATTAAAGAGATAA GAGACAAAACTATCAGCAATGGTTATATTCTAGTTCATGCAAATGGCGGATTAAACCAAATGAGAACCGGG ATAAGCGATATGGTAGCGGTAGCAAAACTAATGAATGCCAGCTTGGTTGTTCCCTTGTTAGATCACAAATCCTTTTGGACAGATCCTAG TGAATTCAAAGATATATTTAACAGGAAGCATTTCATAAGAGCTTTGGAAGATGACATTGAAGTACTGGAGTCTCTTCCTCCAAGTCTTGCAAATGTGAAACCTCTTATGAAGGCACCTGTTTCTTGGTCAAAG GCCAGTTACTACAACAGAGAGATTCTGAAGCTATTGAAGAGACACAAAGTAATAGAATTCACTCATACTGATTCACGACTCGCTAACAATGGCATCCCAGATTTTATCCAAAAACTCCGCTGCCATGCCATGTATGAAGCACTTCGTTTTACTGAGGAAATTGAACAACTTGGAAAAAAGTTAGTAAACAGACTCTGGGAAAATGGTGAACCGTATATAGCTCTCCATTTGAG ATATGAGAAAGATATGCTGGCTTTCACAGGCTGCAATCACAACCTTACCAGAAAGGAATCTGAGGATCTTCGAAAATTAAGGTACAAAACCAAGCACTGGAAAGAGAAAAGGATAAATGGAACAGAAAAGCGGCTACAAGGGGGGTGCCCAATGACACCTCGAGAGGCTGCCTTGTTTCTCGAGGCAATGGGATATCCATCCAACACTAAAATCTGCATAGTTGCAGGAGAGATTTTTGGCCAAAATGGATTGAAGGTTCTTCAAGAAAGGTACCCAAATATATATTCCCATTCCAATTTGGCAACAGAGCAAGAGTTGGAACCTTTTATGCAAAGGCATAATCAGCTTGCTGCACTAGACTATATTATAGCTCTTCACAGTGATGTTTTCCTCTACACCTATGACGGGAATATGGCCAAAGCTGTTCGTGGTCATCGTCTATTTGAAGGCTTTCGGAAAACCATCAATCCTGACAA GAAAAATATTGTTAGACTTATTGATGAAATGGACAACAAGAAGCTAACTTGGGAAGAATTTGCGACTCAAGTTAGGGGCTTACATGTAAACAGGACAGGAGCACCAAATGCTAGAGTTGTTGGTGATTCACCAAAATTGGAGGAAAATTTCTATGCAAATCCTTTCCCTGGTTGTGTTTGTCCAAGACCAGAAGAGAAGAGCAAATGA
- the LOC142166539 gene encoding uncharacterized protein LOC142166539 encodes MSNLSKLEFVALDITGKNYLSWVLDAEIHLDAKGLGNTIIQGNEASNQDKVKAMIFLRHHLHEGLKIEYLTVKDPLELWINLKDRYDHLKLTVLPKARYEWIHLRLQDFKTVSEYNSAIFKVSSLLKLCGDTITDEDLLEKTFSTFHASNVVLQQQYREKGFKKYSELITCLLVAEQNNTLLMKNHEARPTGSAPFPEVNAVATYDKFERKQNNYRGRGHGHKRERGRGRNNYRHYGGNKLENNKGSQINHSKGKASMCHRCGMRGHWARICRTPEHFVKLYQASLKKKENNVKAHLTFQNNNDEAGPSNKYDSKAHPAYKDDDFEGLTNITHLEVGDFFEDID; translated from the coding sequence atgtcaaatttatcaaaacttgaatttgtggcacttgacatcaccgggaagaactatttatcatgggtccttgatgctgaaattcacctcgacgctaaaggtcttggaaatacgattatacaaggaaatgaagcatcaaatcaggataaagtgaaagccatgattttccttcgccaTCAtttacatgaagggttaaaaattgaatatttaacagtaaaagatccacttgaattatggattaatttgaaggatcgatatgaccacctaaaacttacggtattaccaaaagctcggtatgagtggatacatttaaggttgcaagactttaaaactgtaagtgagtataattctgctatctttaaagtaagttctctattaaaattatgtggagacactatcacagatgaggacttattggaaaaaacattttctacttttcacgcttcaaatgtggtgctacaacaacaataccgtgaaaaaggttttaagaaatattctgagttaatcacatgcctacttgtggctgagcagaataatactctattaatgaaaaatcatgaagcccgtcctactgggtcagctccatttccggaagtgaatgctgtagcaacatatgataagtttgaaagaaaacaaaataattaccgtggtcgtggacatggtcaTAAACGTGAACGTGGCAGGGGGCGAAataattatcgtcattatggtggaaataaattggagaacaataagggttctcaaattaatcattcaaaaggtaaagctagtatgtgtcaccgatgtggtatgagaggtcattgggcgcgcatttgtcgtacgccagaacattttgtcaaactttatcaagcctccctcaagaaaaaagaaaataatgtgaaggcacacttgacctttcaaaataataatgatgaagcaggtccctcaaataaatatgattctaaggcacatcctgcatataaagatgatgattttgaaggcctaacaaatattactcatttagaagttggagacttctttgaggatattgactga